The Candidatus Wallbacteria bacterium genome window below encodes:
- a CDS encoding HPr family phosphocarrier protein: MHKLETIVRNKAGLHARPAALIAETSQKFKSEVFLQKNGTVVNAKSIIDIMLLAAEKGSTISISASGSDELEAAKAIHNLFESMFDED; encoded by the coding sequence ATGCATAAACTGGAGACAATAGTCAGAAACAAAGCCGGGCTGCATGCGAGGCCTGCTGCGCTGATCGCCGAAACCTCCCAGAAATTCAAATCTGAGGTTTTTCTGCAGAAGAACGGTACTGTGGTTAATGCCAAAAGCATAATCGACATCATGTTGTTGGCTGCCGAGAAAGGTAGTACCATATCAATCAGCGCTTCCGGCTCTGACGAACTTGAAGCCGCTAAAGCAATTCATAATTTATTTGAAAGCATGTTTGACGAGGATTAA
- a CDS encoding ROK family protein — protein MGIDVGGTNTRLALINEQGELVKSSRFSTLSYKDSTAFLDKLLREIVPLIKGEAPIGIGIAVPGVVDASGTVLRYAPNLNWIDIPMGKALSDRTGLPVYLENDANLAALGELGFGELKGESDGIALTIGTGIGGGVILNGSLFRGKDGMGTEIGHMGLVFGGGICGCGKKGCFEVYASANGFIRIAAEEYMNAKTTFPKSESEQKKMPEIILTNYLSRIPLAIGIVEKYSDFLAAGIGSLINIFGPVKVVLAGGLFHSGEILLPVVTGKLSQYCFRLFAEKTVIVKSNLIDKSSLLGAYLLLREKIVDQ, from the coding sequence GTGGGAATTGACGTTGGTGGTACAAACACCCGCCTTGCGCTTATCAATGAACAGGGAGAGCTGGTTAAAAGTTCCCGGTTTTCAACGCTTTCATATAAAGACAGCACTGCTTTCCTGGACAAGCTTTTGAGAGAAATTGTTCCATTGATTAAAGGGGAAGCCCCCATTGGGATCGGAATTGCTGTTCCTGGGGTAGTAGATGCTTCAGGCACTGTTTTAAGGTATGCACCAAATCTGAATTGGATTGATATCCCCATGGGGAAGGCGCTGTCTGATCGGACCGGCCTGCCGGTTTATCTGGAAAATGATGCAAACCTGGCTGCGCTTGGAGAACTCGGTTTTGGAGAACTTAAAGGTGAAAGTGACGGCATTGCCCTCACTATCGGTACAGGGATCGGAGGAGGCGTAATTCTTAACGGTTCCCTGTTCAGGGGCAAGGATGGTATGGGTACTGAGATCGGTCATATGGGGCTGGTTTTTGGAGGGGGAATCTGCGGGTGCGGGAAAAAAGGCTGTTTCGAAGTCTACGCATCTGCAAATGGATTTATCAGGATTGCAGCGGAAGAATATATGAACGCGAAAACGACGTTCCCCAAATCTGAGTCTGAGCAAAAAAAAATGCCTGAGATAATACTGACCAATTATCTGAGCAGGATACCACTCGCGATTGGAATCGTTGAAAAATATTCGGATTTTCTGGCTGCCGGAATCGGATCTCTGATCAACATTTTCGGTCCGGTAAAAGTAGTTCTGGCAGGTGGATTATTTCACAGCGGTGAGATCCTCTTGCCTGTTGTAACTGGAAAGCTTTCTCAGTATTGTTTCAGGCTATTTGCTGAGAAGACTGTGATAGTCAAAAGCAATCTGATCGACAAATCCAGCCTGCTGGGAGCATATCTGCTGCTTCGGGAGAAAATCGTTGACCAATGA